Part of the Hemicordylus capensis ecotype Gifberg chromosome 7, rHemCap1.1.pri, whole genome shotgun sequence genome, ACGAGCACTCTCTTaacttcatttattattattatttttattattatttttacatgtatatcccgctcttcctccaaggagcccagagtactacatacttgagtttctctttcacaacaaccctgtgaagtaggctaggctgagagagaagtgactggccccgagtcacccagctagttttatggctgaatggggatttgaactcgggtctccctggtcctagtccagcactctaaccactacaccacgctggcttttaaaATCGTTGTTTCCACAGCCTGGCACACTtgcggggagggggatcccaataacacactgcacacttgcacggtgcattattgacgctccaggtggggtgggggcagcacgTCCCAAATCGAGACTCCCGAAACTGCTGGTCATCTGTGTGGGCGATCTACCAGCCCAGGGAAGGCACAGAGATAATCTATGCGGAAGCGAAGTTAAACCAGCCTTCCCTGCAGGctcctacatgtgtgagcactggaagagatttccctcaggggatggggccgctccagGAAGAGCACTGCAtatgcaggttccaagttccctccctggcagcatctccaagataggactgagactcctgcctgcaaccttgtagaagctgctgccggtctgtgaggACAAGACAGAGCCAGATAGGCCTATGGtctagcttcctgtgttccatatGCACTATGGATATAATGACTGTGCTCATAcaggatctatatatttaattctcctgggtgagccttggaatgtgtgtgtcccagcgcccagctgattgggtgggaggcagaggcgcctgattggctgaggcacacccaatTGGTCGCTGCGGCAGGCCACAGAGATGAGGTGGCCCtggcagagactggggcagaaggggggggggagatgtagcCCGCtctgcatagatgctctgtgcagggtcagctagttgtgATTTGTCAAGAGAAGCACTTTGAATACTTAAAATAGCTATAGAAATAAGAGCGTTTGGCTTAGAGCAAAGCGTAATTCCTAATCACAACAGAAAAATATACAATTATACTATGAGtttaggagccacctaatggcacagcatggAAGTAACTTGAACagagcatgaaatgtcccctttgctaagcagggttcaccttaaTTTgaatttgggtgggtgggtgctgtcTGCTTTAAgaagggggccatagctcagtggtatggcatctgcttgcatccagaatcaaacaccaccaccccaccccgcattCATCTCCAAGCAAGGCtgggagagccactaccagtcagcaTATACACAGAAGGTCCAACCTGGTAAACCACTGCTTTCTATGTAAAGATTTTATACTTCCTCATTATCACTCAACCAATGGGACTTTGTTAGGGCTGCCAAGGGGCCTTATTTATTCCACCAAAGATGTAAAGTACAGTGATTTCTGATACACTGAACTAGTCCCTTTGTTAAAAGGGAATGCAAACTTTTCTTGAGTTGGAATGCTCTAACATTGCAAAATCCTGGCAATCCcagaaaataaaaaaaaccaagTTTTCCCCAGAAAAGAAAACGGACCatctctacaactgaactaaatttggtccaaatcagttaggcagtccacaagttaacccacttgtgcctcaaatgttcatgcatctgtcatcttgaatcagggtggttgttggcatcatcacaaactatgccgttgaggtgttcctacaactgtacccatttggttcatattggtccaggaattGCAATGTTGATGTggcagcacacatgcacacgcgcgcacacacacaatgctgggtggtctcataagcctactggaaagtaggctaaaaattataTGCTTGCATTTCTGAAATTATTTGCAGTGTACAATAGGACAGACTTCACCGCAGTTCTTTTCCAAAAGGTGTTACTTCAACAGTGAAGCTGGTCCTGTAATACAAGGGTGAGCAGATCTCAGATTTGTGGTGTTAACTTTGTTTCAGACTGGAATCCCAAGGTCCACAAAAACAGAGCCATGTGCAAAACAGTAACTTAGGGCTCAGACACCTAGAATTAAGGAACAGCTAGTGTCGTCATATACTTACCCCAAAAGTGTGTATTTAGTACCAGAACAGCACTTATGGCTCTTTCACACATAAATCCACACCCGGTTTCCATCCCACAAACTATTTCAGCAGCATAATTTAGAGGGGGGAGATCTTTTTTGTTAAGCAATTGGGAGTCAGAAACCCTTACTGTACCAAATCACTTCTGAAATCTACCAATAAATTTTGATCTACCTTCTGCTTGCACCGACTccaattggttttttaaatttcacGTTTTATCTGGTAGCCTTTGTCTTAAGGCCATGTTAAACAGCTggagtttaaaaaagaaacttcAGTGGTAGCCTCAAGTTTAGGAAACTTTCAGTTGTTTAAGGAAAGAACTGATGTTCTGTGGGTATTGTGATTTATTGGAATAATCCATTAGAATCTGAACCAGTATTTGTGCCATTCTGATACAGCGGTGCTTAACGCATCATCTTATGAATAATCCCCAAGACTAACACCAGTGGTCTACAAAGACTTCATTTTCCAAGAACaagttttcaaaaaaataaaaaagctcaAAATTTATTCATGTAAGAAACTTTTATAAAAAGTTTTTTTACAAAGCCAAGTACAATTCACAGACGCAGAAATTCACCTTCCTGCAAAAAAAAGGTACACGTGGTATCTCTATTATAGAGTTCAACAATAAAAACCATGGGGCATCAATCAGCCCCAAGAGAGTTCACTTTTCATATTCTTGAGAGTCTCAtccccttccacccccacccaagtGATGTTAAAAAACTATAATCCAAAATATACACACAAGCTGCATACCTGCAAAAGTttgtctgcttttttaaaaaagagcaaaaTACAGATCTGTCCCTATTGTTCATAAATCGTTGCAATGTTGGAAGGATGAGATCAAAATTTTGCTAATATATCTCCAGACACAATGTGCAGTACAAATCTGATGGCTCAGCTTTTTTCCTCTCCGTTAAAAAAACTGCCAAAGTATCTTCTTGTGCAACACAGCAGTCAGATGGTTAATTTGAAAGTGGataagaaggtggtggtggggaggtcccCCGCCCTGCGCAAGAGTTTTGTTTTCAGGCAgatggaagtggggggggggaacaaggcGGGGGAACTGTTACTGGAAGACCCAAACAAGACATCTGAAATTGCCTTGCAAAACCATGATCCTCAGACAGCTTATCTGGGAGATAAAAACAGAGGTCTCTTCATTACTGGATGCAGAGGGTTAAACATCTGATCCTTTTGCCAGTCAAGGTCTTTTCTTctatcttctttctctctctccctctctcactggaGAGAACCAAGTGTCAGGATCccacacctgcagtctgaatagggagggggggaagggggaggagggtggagAGAAAGGCATGTCAGTCTCCTCAGCAGATCAGAGGCAGGTCTGCAGACATCCTGGCGCCAGAGAGGAAACTTCTATTTACCTCCAGCTGATAAGGAATCAAGAGCCAACACTCGGGGCTGGAGGTTTGCTAATTGgcaccaaaaaaaaggggggggggtagagtGGAGAGAAATGGACCCTTCTGTTTCCAACTCTCTGCAGATAGATCTAAAATTACAGATTCTGAGGGAGGGACAAATGTTTTTGCCTTCCCgactaagggtggggggagacaggggAGGGAGAAGATGAGTGCCTCTTGATTCACTGATTTGAACAGGGCTGTTTAAGCAGCTGCAGAGACTTAACGCTATAAAAAGAATGACACTGTAAAAATAATGACTCCATTTAcaggcagagggaaagaggcactGGAGGCTGCCGTTGTACTAGCAGGAGGAGGACAAGGGTTCACACCGCATTCTGTGGCCGGGAACAGAGTCAAATGGGGCTACGCTGGAGCAGCTTGATATTCACCAACGTATTTCTAAGCATTAAAAAGCTTTAATGGCAGCTTTAAAAAGATAGGTTTTTCTTCAGAAGATTTTGCATGACCTGGGGCTTCTAGGCAAAGAGGGCATGGGGAGAGGGGTAAGAGGGATGGAGTTTGGTTGGTTACTGGCCATACCTGTAAAGATGTTAATGGCACAAGTTTCTGTCCTCTTTTGAGCAGAGTTCAGAGGCCAGCTCCGCTGCCTGCAGAAAagtgaagagggaaagagaagagttaAGGAGATCTTGGTTGCACAGCAATATTAAAAGGCAACATAACACAATTTGGAATTCTGAGACCTGTAAGTGGTTTTTGAGAAGGAATACACTGCAAGAGGGCTAGGGCCACGATTCTGTGCACACCTGCTGGGGAGGAAGTTCCATTTAAGTGGGTCTTTTCCTGAGTAACACTGCATAAGATTACCATGTAAGGGCCTTGATTTGGCAAGATCCACTAACCTGAGAGGATTTATTCTCAAGCTTGCCCCAGGAAACAGTGTTCCTTCTACTACATATACTTACCTGGAAGAAAGTGGTCATTCACtttcgggggggggcgggcttcCAAGTAAGTCTACATGCAGTCATAGTTTAGAaatctttactcagaagcaagttccaATTTTAATAGGCTTTGCTTCAGATTAGGAACTTGCTTCTCAGCAGACATGCATTGCATTTTGTAGTATTCATTTTAGAATTACAGCTTGTGGATCACAGCCAAAGCTGAAAGCTTTAATGCACACATTTCTCCCTCAAGCAATCTCAAGACTGTTAGGAGATGTGTGGATGGGAACCTTTTCCAAAATCCACACTAAAGAATAAACCTATGCCTCATTTACTCAGAGGCAAGTGCCACTGAGTTACACTGGCATACTCTCAAGCATGTGTTCATAGGATTCCAGCCTTCCAAATCCAATTCAGGACTCAATACAAACTCACATAGCGCGATCCTATACTTACACTTTTGTCTGAAATCAGTTCGATACCTCCTACATGAGAGTAAGGGTGCACAGGATCGCGATGTATACCCACTGCCCACGGGTGTGAAATCAAGAGTGTCTTGTTCTAAATAACCCTCTTCCTCAGCCTGAGCGTGTAGATCGACTCGGATCCTGGCTCATGCAACTGAGCGTGCCTACTCTAGAGGAAGCAACACGAGCCGCTGCGCAGGCGTCAAGGAAACGACTCCAGACTCAACGGCGCGTGTTGCTCCAGCCGGAGACCGCAATGTTCGGGAATCTCTCATCCCCAAGCCCGCGGGCGCCTGCCACACACCACGCAGAGAGACAACCACGCAGTCCCCATCGGCGTCCGCGCCATTATTTCCACCAGGCACACCcaaggccccccccccttctgtctCCCTACAACCCTAGATTTTTCTTAAACGGGCCTCCTTACTTTTAAAGAGAGCAGAGACGTCTCCACTGACGGATCCTGCCCCTCCTTCGCCTGCTCCTCCAGCACGATCTGGAGGTCGAAAATGTAGTCTATGACGTGCTGCAAGATCTCCACTTGACTGACTTTGGTGCCTTGCGGGATCCCGGGCACCAGCTCGCGCAGCTTGGAGTAGCAGTCGTTCATGTCGTAAAGGATGTTCATGGGCTCTTCCAGCGCCGGGCTCTTGTTATTGCTTCCCCGGGCGATGGCCAGGCTCTGATCCGAGAGGCAGCAGACGGCTTCGTAACAGCTCCTGACGGATCTCACCGGACTGATGGCTTTCATGATGACACAAAGAAACCCTcggctgggttcaaagaacggGAGATGGTGGAGAAAAAGGcgtggggggggaagagagcgTTAGAGGGATGAAAGCTGCTTGTTCCGCTTGCCAGCTTCTCTAGTGGATTCTCTATTGTGTCGTTAGAAACGCTTTTTTCTTGCAATAGCGAACGCTGTCACCCGCTCCGGAGCTTATATAGGCAAGCCGCGAGCGTTCGTCCCCGCCCTTATGCAAATCAGCCGCCGCACTCCCTCCCACTCGTCTCTCTGATGACAGCGAAAATGTTGGATGGAACGTTCGCAAGATGGTTAAACTGCAAAGCAGGTTTCTATTGGCTACGGCTGACACCAAATAGCAGAGGACATCAAAGGAATGAGGAAGCTCTGATTACCAAGGGGGCGGGGCTAGCGCTCCAGCcgggctttctctcccccccccttttcttctccCCCTTCCATTCAATTAAATCGAGTTAAATTCAAAATATACGCGTTATCTACCAGATCCTTTCCCATTTTAATGTGGAGTTTTATTGTTCGGGGGAGAAACAGCGTAGAGAGAAGAAAAGGGGCTCCAGCAGCCCTTCTTCCGTCGCGCAGCCCCTTAATACGTCCAGAAAGTCATAAATCCCATCACGGCAGAGAAATTTCCCAAGGTTTTAGGTTTTTCCCTCCTTCTCCGGGGTTGGGGGAGGGAATCTTGTAAGGACTTAGTGCCGCCTTGTTCCTCAATTTGCTACTCATATGACCTCCAGACTTTCTGGCGTCAGGAATTATCTTGTGACCAAgtgaaaaaaaattaattgcGGGAAAGCTGAGGTTACAATGGAGAAAACAGATTTGGGGCAGTAATAATGGTGGTAGGTAGGAACATTTGGCGGGGAGGGGTGGAGGTCGAgtatgtgagtgagtgagaatttttttaaaaaaatgtttcaatTGATAAGCACCACAAAAAGCAAGAAAATGCTTAAAGCTTTTACAGCAATACAGCTGGGGGGGCAGCGCCTGCCCCCCATTTTTCTCTGCCCTCCCTTTTAATAAACAAATACTTCATATATAATGGAATGTTGCTTGCATTTAGGATAGATTGGAGCCAGATAAGTCCCCCCCGCACGTtttttgcaaccccccccccaaaaaaaaccccttgtaggctggctatgggcctggacATATTCTCTTATTCTCTCACTGAAAATATTCAGTGTCAAATCAAAATGTTTCATGCAGGAGCTGGAGGCAAAAGAGCAGGGACACAGGGCAGAGGAGACATGGCCAGCATGGATCCCAGTTGCACATATTGCTGGATAACAATGAATGAGCTTGTGAACACATGTGAATCATGCACATAGGTTAGTCATGTGAACACACTAATATGTGATCATGTAAAACTGTAGTGTGTGAAATAGCCCTAATTAATATAAATGTCACCCACACTCTGCTAAATATTGTAAAGGAGGATGATTCGACTGAATTTACACTGGTAAATTCTAAGTTGATTAAACATAGTTCATTTTGATAAAATGGAACTAATGTACATTCAGTCTTATCCGATTATGCTCAAACCGCTCATCCTATCAGCTTTCACTGAACCCACTTTCCCTTGGAATTGGTTTGAGGATCTGGGGAATATTATCTAATGGGGTAACAGGGGGGTATGTGTCATAGTGCATGGTAGCAAAAGCAACAAAGATTTGTAGAGCAGGACTACataactttagccctccagctaaaGTTgggagttggactacaactcccatcatccttgactactggccactggatgatgggagttgtagcctaatGACAGCTGGATGGCTGACGCTATGCGGCCCTGCTGGAGTGACTAACCAATGTACTGCAGAGTGAACTTTAGCAGATGGAGAATGCTACAAGGTATTTGTTAGCCTTTAAGGTGGTGCAAGACGGTATTGGTTTAAGAGTAGGAATCAACCCTTACAAATATTGCAGTCTGCAATCTTTCAGCCACTGACTGACATACAGCAGGGACGTAcgggtgcagtgagagagcagcctaacagaacttcccaactaactgcagcaTGGAATCAGCCATTTTTTACGCcctttccttccccaggaagccttctgtgctaCCTGAAAAAAATGTCCTTGAacactgcacaaccctcagggatatatcttcaggtggcacagaggctttcctggggaaggggagtgtgTCCAAAAATCCACATGTCCCCTCTGACATTGGTGGGATTTACATGTCTGTAGTAGGATGTAATTCAGCCATGTGAGTGCTTAACTCATGGAATAAAAGGGACATGCAGCCCAAGCCAATGCAAATTTTCTCAACAATAAATTGAGATCAAGGGAATTTACTTCAAGTGTGCATAAGATCGCATCAGCCTTAACCTGGCTTAATTTGAGCTGGATTGCACCCTGGAGTTCAGAATTAGGTCTAATCTAGAGGTAAGTGCACTGGCCCCATGTTTTAAGGTATGGgacatagagacataggaagctgccatatactgagtcagaccattggtccatctcgctcagtgttgtctacacagactggcagcggcttctccaaggttgtaggcaggagtctctttcagccctatctggagatgctgccagggaggcaacttggaacatGTAGTCAGTCTACAtggtggtgtagtagttagagtgctggatcaGAAGCCAGGAGTCCCGAGTTAAAATCTCAACTGGATTTTCACTGGATTCATTCAATTTTCACTGGAAATTTACTGGATGACTTCAGGCCAGTCACTTattgctcagcctaacctacttcacagggttgttgtgaggataaacataacaatgtacaTTGCTTTGGTCTCCTTggagaatataaatgtaaaaacacatACATACGTAACATTTAAAGTTCTCAGGAGGTCTTCCTTTCAGGCACCGACCTGCCCAACCTTGCTACATCATGTGCCTGCAGCCCAGAGCTCACCTGTGAGCACCTAGAGGGATGAAAGGGGTTGTGGTCTGGGTACATTCAGCATCCCCACCCTCACATACCCCCCTATTTCTGACTTTGCAAGGGAATGGCACAGAATGTTTGTTCCCATGTATAGTTGAGGCCTCAGAATGCAGAAGTAGAGGACGTACAAGAAACAGAAAAGTCACATTGTCATGTATCCAATGAATGACAAAGTACAGCTGTTTTCAATCTAATTGTGCTATAAATTATGCAGCCCAAAGGTATGGCTGATGTCCAAAGTCCTTATTTTTATTGAATGGTGTTTGGATTATTAGAGAGTGAGACAAGGAGATAGGCTGATCAGGGGCATTGCAAGGTTCAagggggcccagggacaaaaagtGGAGATTGTCCCCTGtcttctgctcct contains:
- the ID3 gene encoding DNA-binding protein inhibitor ID-3, translating into MKAISPVRSVRSCYEAVCCLSDQSLAIARGSNNKSPALEEPMNILYDMNDCYSKLRELVPGIPQGTKVSQVEILQHVIDYIFDLQIVLEEQAKEGQDPSVETSLLSLKAAELASELCSKEDRNLCH